One Hermetia illucens chromosome 4, iHerIll2.2.curated.20191125, whole genome shotgun sequence DNA segment encodes these proteins:
- the LOC119653766 gene encoding uncharacterized protein LOC119653766, translated as MKSNFVLAFLGSTKNNIGGSASRKTTDLISIKRIVFRVQRIFHYEIRNPFGGHIVTFRVIITLQIGFYYEGKLRSRPWRGEVKMLILEIKKLIINIDNSIELILNVSLVGYRQNQNES; from the exons ATGAAAAGTAACTTTGTTCTCGCATTCCTCG GTTCtacaaaaaataatattggtggAAGTGCATCAAGAAAAACGACTGatttaatttcaataaaaaggaTTGTTTTTAGGGTGCAGAGGATATTTCACTATGAAATAAG GAATCCATTTGGAGGACACATTGTGACTTTTCGAGTGATTATTACCTTGCAGATCG gtTTTTATTATGAAGGAAAATTAAGATCTCGCCCGTGGAGAGGGGAGGTAAAAATGTTGATTcttgaaataaaaaagttaataatcaaTATTGACAACTCAATTGAATTGATATTAAACGTTTCGCTGGTGGGATATAGACAGAATCAAAATGAAAGTTGA